Proteins encoded within one genomic window of Terriglobia bacterium:
- a CDS encoding glycosyltransferase translates to MKLTIVIPTHDRISSVVECVAALEHNKAEIIVVDDASQPPVVLPPNGARVIRHLRYQGRSSAINTGLKAASHDLVLIMRDDLFAAPDMVLRLVDEFSRRNDPRVCLTPRVVWDPDVPLTLTMKWMEDHGKFQPPLLLSKTFLLAHGGYDEDFAQRSEDLEMQLRLKRHGLHTACVESAIGFQNDVLKVRDLIEREFVDGVSAVFLHSRFPDFMPVVDDGEALTRNEGHAADADTAVKEIALLEQSGSTVLPGGAGELYRHISRHYFQHGISEGLKDIGELKSQRGNPGTIAIYRHAAHLESIGELDEARRLFQLVLHRSNDGYWDAAEYHLGCIESKFENTRSAHFHFIECLKLNPGHSKARRALNKPSVYREIETNVFEAIDQTGPAKILFIAFGSLGHVVHAFPVIAALREKLHAETVWLTSPQYASLARTSVADSVRESEPAGIIPWDWIQANGFTHVFSPDPAANLEDWSDSNLHAIDFMARKCGVQLKTHKTGLEPGSAALFEAEEFLREHNLRRDGFITASCETDGSRHWPRSNVMTLAQQAGVPTVVLLKRGDPVIPGTIACIDKPFEVMAALIRWSRFYLGANSGISWLATTTPTPMAVFLDPAGPDRVQAGFRDVLAREKTDIEEFDIYTGIPAVLEHIERKILIGA, encoded by the coding sequence ATGAAACTGACGATTGTCATCCCGACTCATGACCGGATCAGCAGCGTGGTGGAGTGCGTCGCAGCGCTCGAGCACAACAAAGCGGAAATCATCGTCGTCGACGATGCGTCCCAGCCGCCTGTCGTGCTGCCGCCCAATGGCGCCCGGGTCATCCGTCACCTCCGTTATCAAGGCCGCAGCTCCGCAATCAATACAGGACTGAAAGCCGCGTCCCACGACCTTGTGCTCATCATGAGAGATGACCTTTTCGCCGCTCCGGACATGGTATTGCGGCTGGTCGATGAGTTCTCCAGGCGGAATGATCCTCGAGTCTGTCTGACGCCACGCGTGGTGTGGGACCCGGACGTACCGTTGACTCTGACGATGAAGTGGATGGAAGATCACGGCAAATTCCAGCCGCCTCTGCTTCTGTCAAAGACATTCCTGCTCGCACACGGCGGCTACGACGAGGATTTTGCGCAGCGGTCGGAAGATCTCGAGATGCAGCTGCGTCTGAAGCGCCATGGCCTCCATACCGCCTGCGTCGAATCGGCAATCGGATTTCAAAACGACGTCCTGAAGGTCCGCGATCTTATCGAACGTGAATTCGTGGACGGAGTATCCGCTGTCTTCCTCCATTCCAGGTTTCCCGATTTCATGCCCGTCGTCGATGACGGGGAAGCTCTCACCCGGAACGAAGGCCACGCCGCGGATGCCGACACCGCAGTCAAGGAGATCGCGCTATTGGAACAATCCGGCTCGACTGTGCTTCCCGGAGGCGCCGGTGAACTATACCGGCATATCAGCCGGCACTACTTTCAACACGGCATTTCGGAAGGACTGAAGGACATCGGCGAGCTCAAGTCTCAACGCGGAAATCCGGGCACCATCGCAATCTACCGCCACGCGGCGCATCTCGAGTCCATCGGCGAACTGGATGAAGCCCGCCGTTTGTTCCAGCTCGTCCTGCACCGTTCGAATGACGGATATTGGGACGCAGCGGAATACCATCTTGGCTGCATCGAGTCGAAATTCGAAAACACACGGTCCGCCCACTTCCACTTCATCGAATGCCTGAAGCTGAATCCCGGCCACAGCAAGGCCCGGCGGGCCCTGAACAAGCCTTCGGTCTACCGCGAAATCGAAACCAATGTCTTCGAGGCCATCGATCAAACCGGTCCGGCAAAGATTCTGTTCATTGCTTTCGGCAGCCTCGGGCACGTTGTTCATGCTTTCCCGGTGATCGCCGCTCTGCGGGAGAAGCTTCATGCCGAAACGGTGTGGTTGACATCGCCGCAATACGCTTCCCTGGCACGTACAAGCGTTGCCGATTCGGTACGCGAATCCGAACCCGCCGGAATCATTCCGTGGGATTGGATACAGGCCAATGGCTTTACGCATGTCTTTTCCCCCGACCCCGCGGCCAACCTGGAAGACTGGAGCGACAGTAATCTGCATGCCATCGATTTCATGGCCCGAAAGTGCGGGGTGCAGCTGAAAACACATAAGACAGGGTTGGAACCGGGCTCCGCCGCACTTTTCGAAGCCGAAGAATTTCTCAGGGAACACAACCTGAGGCGGGACGGATTCATTACTGCTTCATGCGAGACCGATGGCAGCAGGCATTGGCCCAGATCGAATGTGATGACACTCGCGCAGCAGGCCGGAGTCCCGACGGTCGTGCTCCTGAAGAGAGGCGACCCGGTAATTCCAGGCACGATCGCGTGCATCGACAAGCCCTTCGAGGTAATGGCAGCATTGATCCGCTGGAGCCGGTTCTATCTCGGCGCCAACTCGGGCATTTCCTGGCTTGCCACAACAACTCCTACGCCAATGGCCGTGTTCCTTGATCCGGCGGGGCCAGACCGCGTCCAGGCAGGATTCCGCGACGTCCTGGCCAGGGAAAAGACGGATATCGAAGAATTCGACATTTATACAGGCATTCCAGCGGTGCTCGAACATATTGAGCGCAAGATCCTGATCGGAGCATAG
- a CDS encoding fibronectin type III domain-containing protein produces MTEQIHVNVGFGSLSDKDVATQGVAVVDGLTNNLKLADPPIKPADLKAQVETYTSLIAASADGGKQAIAERKKQRAVVVKMLRQLGHWVEANCNDDATILQSSGFRQRVTPVRNHQPQQLNGPPSFKADSGKSSGQVVLHGKRVLKALSYKARYAPIGADGKPGTWAELPAAGTRSITVTGLTPGTNYAFQMCALGRAGYTDWSDSVTRISL; encoded by the coding sequence ATGACAGAACAGATCCATGTGAATGTAGGCTTCGGCTCGCTCTCGGACAAGGACGTTGCGACACAGGGAGTAGCCGTAGTGGATGGACTGACGAACAATCTGAAGCTGGCGGATCCGCCGATCAAACCGGCGGATTTGAAGGCCCAGGTTGAGACATACACCAGCCTGATCGCGGCGTCGGCCGATGGCGGCAAGCAAGCCATTGCCGAACGTAAGAAGCAGCGCGCGGTCGTGGTCAAGATGTTGCGTCAGTTGGGCCATTGGGTAGAGGCGAATTGCAATGACGATGCAACGATTCTCCAATCCAGTGGTTTCCGGCAGCGAGTGACGCCGGTCCGCAACCATCAGCCGCAGCAGCTCAACGGTCCGCCGTCTTTTAAGGCGGACAGTGGTAAGAGCAGCGGCCAGGTGGTCCTGCACGGCAAACGGGTTCTCAAGGCGTTGAGCTATAAAGCGCGGTACGCGCCGATCGGCGCCGATGGGAAACCGGGGACGTGGGCGGAACTGCCGGCCGCCGGCACCCGCTCCATCACCGTCACTGGTCTGACGCCGGGCACCAACTATGCATTTCAGATGTGTGCCCTTGGACGTGCAGGCTATACGGACTGGAGTGATTCCGTAACACGCATCTCGCTGTAG
- a CDS encoding sigma-70 family RNA polymerase sigma factor — MSTGADGEETNGRRGGRKTEELFVEHYRFMYTTAYKFLKEKADAEDVVQNLFFKFLGRELPPDVWADPKGYFYRSVRNACFNWKDSRKSRKEKPGVEELEIVAPRSGRAHENAVHELDHLMGTLDDDIARIVMLHADDGLSDAEIAEMLGQSRSKIASILSRARQKLKKVTGARRASKEKHAGT; from the coding sequence ATGAGCACCGGAGCCGATGGAGAGGAAACAAATGGCCGCCGTGGGGGACGAAAAACCGAGGAGCTTTTCGTCGAACACTACCGTTTCATGTATACCACGGCCTATAAGTTCCTTAAGGAGAAGGCGGATGCGGAGGACGTCGTTCAAAATCTGTTCTTCAAGTTCCTCGGCCGCGAGCTTCCTCCGGATGTCTGGGCCGACCCGAAGGGTTATTTCTACCGCTCGGTGCGCAACGCGTGCTTCAACTGGAAAGATTCACGCAAGAGCCGGAAGGAAAAACCAGGCGTCGAGGAACTCGAAATCGTGGCACCTCGAAGCGGGCGCGCCCATGAGAACGCCGTTCATGAACTGGATCATCTCATGGGGACACTCGATGACGATATCGCCAGGATCGTGATGCTCCACGCCGATGACGGCCTCAGCGACGCCGAAATCGCGGAGATGCTGGGCCAATCCCGCTCGAAAATCGCCTCCATTTTGAGCAGAGCGCGGCAAAAATTGAAAAAGGTCACAGGCGCACGACGCGCCAGTAAGGAGAAACATGCTGGGACGTAA
- a CDS encoding DUF433 domain-containing protein: protein MDRIESSYVEYRDDGYWIRGEAISLDSIVHCFKEGLSPEAIVHDCYPALRLEQVYGAITFYLANQSQVDAYLRESDAEWQTFRAEIEAKYPQSRRIYEKLRNASPSRSS from the coding sequence ATGGACAGGATTGAATCCAGCTACGTGGAATACCGCGATGATGGCTATTGGATCAGGGGAGAGGCTATCTCCCTTGACTCGATTGTGCACTGCTTCAAGGAGGGCCTTTCTCCGGAAGCCATAGTTCACGATTGCTATCCTGCGTTGCGCTTGGAGCAGGTTTACGGTGCGATTACTTTTTATTTAGCGAACCAATCCCAAGTTGACGCGTATCTGCGCGAATCCGATGCGGAATGGCAGACGTTCCGTGCCGAGATCGAAGCGAAGTATCCGCAAAGCCGGCGAATCTACGAAAAATTGCGTAACGCTTCCCCCAGTCGATCATCATGA
- a CDS encoding PIN domain-containing protein — protein MTCLLDTHFVVWVVTKSRRLRKYPWLSKYEPWAVSPASLLEIQLLSEVGRLRIDNPRFSREITTDPRFQFDDVPFATLIQKSLELSWTRDPFDRIIAAHSLSRLMPLCSVDEVTLQHHKLRSALPWSPA, from the coding sequence ATGACCTGTCTTCTGGACACCCATTTTGTTGTTTGGGTTGTCACCAAATCCCGCCGTCTCCGAAAATACCCCTGGCTGTCCAAATATGAACCGTGGGCCGTTTCGCCGGCTTCTCTCCTGGAGATTCAGCTGCTGTCGGAAGTGGGCCGGCTCCGGATCGACAATCCCCGATTCAGCCGTGAAATCACAACAGATCCCCGATTTCAGTTCGACGACGTTCCATTCGCCACGTTGATTCAAAAATCGCTCGAGTTGTCCTGGACTCGCGACCCATTCGACCGGATTATCGCCGCCCATAGTCTTTCCCGCCTCATGCCCCTTTGCAGTGTTGATGAAGTCACGCTTCAGCACCACAAACTCAGATCGGCTTTGCCGTGGAGTCCAGCCTGA
- a CDS encoding ATP-binding protein, translating to MGETRVDLLHLLEDLRDAYSGPVEETILTEIVANSLDSGATQVRFETNSAQSALTVIDDGSGMKRQELARYHDIAASTKSRGEGIGFAGVGIKLGLLISEEVVTETQRGSSHVASLWRLASRHKAPWKWMNPVPGLLSGRGTAVQLKLRNPLSPALDAGFIEAVVRRNFEPLLDPAFDPILLPIYNHEIQFDINGRRLDRHSLPSAEKVPLEIRLGRKRKPSAIGVLIRDSNGLPEDRRGIAISTYGKVIKRGWDWLGVTPTTPESIGGAFEAPQLAGSLTLNKSDFIRSGPRGMTYIAYRRAIQAVVSRQLAEWGHATDAAGELRRRAARPLERDLENVLVDLADEFPMLASLVEHRLGGQRKLPMYRSAPDADARAVIAASIAAGADPTSHPSPGSPSSGGANAGPQHSPADGNGSQTQAPGSAVDAALPSTAGRRRPQRYGLVIEFESRNDDPELARIVESTVWINEAHPAFRRAVASRSEGYHLALSVAMALGPLAVSPAEEHAFITAFLARWGEALENRGSRK from the coding sequence ATGGGTGAAACGCGCGTCGATCTGCTGCACTTGCTCGAAGATTTGCGCGATGCGTATTCAGGGCCGGTTGAGGAGACGATTCTGACGGAGATCGTGGCGAATTCGCTCGATTCCGGTGCGACGCAAGTCCGGTTCGAAACGAATTCCGCGCAATCGGCCTTGACCGTCATCGACGACGGATCGGGAATGAAACGGCAGGAACTGGCGCGATATCACGACATCGCGGCGAGCACGAAAAGCCGTGGCGAGGGGATCGGATTTGCGGGAGTGGGTATCAAGCTGGGTCTATTGATTTCGGAAGAAGTCGTGACGGAGACGCAACGCGGTTCCTCCCATGTCGCGTCACTGTGGAGACTGGCATCGCGGCATAAGGCGCCCTGGAAGTGGATGAATCCTGTTCCCGGTTTGCTGAGCGGAAGAGGGACTGCCGTCCAGTTGAAACTTCGTAATCCGCTCTCGCCTGCGCTCGACGCCGGATTCATCGAGGCCGTGGTGCGGCGTAATTTCGAACCACTGCTCGATCCGGCGTTCGATCCGATACTGCTGCCGATTTACAACCATGAAATCCAATTCGATATCAATGGCCGGCGGCTGGATCGCCATTCACTGCCGAGCGCCGAAAAGGTGCCGCTCGAGATCAGGTTGGGGCGAAAGCGGAAGCCTTCGGCGATCGGAGTGCTGATCCGCGATTCGAACGGTCTGCCGGAAGACCGCCGCGGAATCGCGATCAGCACGTACGGAAAGGTGATCAAGCGCGGATGGGACTGGCTGGGCGTCACACCGACAACACCCGAATCCATCGGTGGCGCCTTCGAAGCGCCGCAGCTTGCGGGCAGCTTAACGCTGAACAAAAGCGACTTCATTCGCAGCGGACCGCGCGGGATGACATACATTGCGTACAGGCGGGCGATTCAGGCCGTGGTTTCACGGCAACTGGCCGAATGGGGACACGCCACCGACGCTGCCGGCGAGTTGCGCCGGCGGGCAGCGCGCCCGCTCGAGCGGGATCTTGAGAATGTGCTGGTGGATCTTGCGGATGAATTTCCGATGCTCGCATCTCTGGTCGAACACCGGCTCGGTGGGCAGCGCAAGCTGCCCATGTACCGCTCCGCTCCAGACGCCGATGCGCGTGCCGTCATTGCCGCCTCGATTGCGGCCGGCGCGGACCCTACTTCCCATCCCAGTCCGGGATCGCCTTCATCCGGCGGGGCGAATGCCGGCCCTCAACACTCCCCAGCGGACGGCAACGGCTCGCAAACACAGGCTCCAGGCTCCGCAGTCGATGCGGCCTTGCCTTCGACAGCCGGCAGAAGGCGTCCACAGCGCTACGGCCTTGTGATTGAGTTTGAGTCGCGAAACGACGATCCCGAACTTGCGCGCATTGTCGAATCCACCGTCTGGATCAACGAGGCGCATCCCGCTTTCCGCCGGGCCGTCGCTTCGCGATCCGAGGGCTATCATCTCGCTCTTTCCGTCGCAATGGCTCTCGGTCCCCTCGCAGTTTCACCTGCGGAAGAGCACGCGTTTATCACGGCCTTCCTGGCCCGCTGGGGCGAAGCCCTCGAGAACCGCGGCTCGCGGAAGTAA
- a CDS encoding adenosine deaminase — MKNFVERMPKAELHLHIEGTLEPELMFELASRNHVHLPYRSADEVRAAYEFSSLQSFLDIYYQGTQVLLHERDFYDLTWAYLNKAHQQSVRHAEIFFDAQAHTARGVPIAAIIEGVHQALADGQRTFGISSELILCFLRHLTGEDAIRTLESALPYRDYFAGVGLDSSEREHPPRKFTEVFAKARAEGLFVVAHAGEEGPPDYVWQALDMLGATRIDHGVRCMEDPALVERLRSQRVPLTVCPLSNVKLRVFDSIKNHNLPALLDAELCVTINSDDPAYFGGYINENFNAVWEAFDLNKERLCTLARNSFEAAVMDDARRRQVITELDDFASASSNVAASANLER, encoded by the coding sequence GTGAAGAATTTTGTGGAGCGCATGCCCAAGGCCGAGTTGCACCTGCACATCGAGGGGACACTCGAGCCGGAGTTGATGTTTGAACTGGCTTCTAGAAATCATGTTCACCTTCCGTATCGATCGGCCGACGAAGTGCGAGCCGCCTACGAGTTTTCCAGCCTTCAGTCTTTCCTGGACATCTATTACCAGGGCACCCAGGTTTTGCTGCATGAGCGCGATTTTTACGACCTCACGTGGGCATACCTCAACAAAGCGCACCAGCAGAGCGTCCGCCATGCCGAAATTTTCTTCGATGCGCAAGCGCATACGGCTCGGGGAGTCCCGATAGCGGCGATTATCGAAGGCGTCCATCAAGCGCTGGCTGATGGACAGCGCACTTTTGGAATCTCATCCGAACTGATTCTGTGTTTCCTGCGCCACCTGACCGGCGAGGACGCTATCCGGACCCTGGAGTCGGCGCTTCCCTATCGCGACTATTTTGCCGGCGTCGGTCTCGACTCATCGGAACGTGAGCATCCGCCGCGAAAGTTCACCGAGGTATTCGCGAAAGCCCGCGCGGAAGGATTATTTGTTGTCGCTCATGCCGGCGAGGAAGGGCCGCCGGACTATGTGTGGCAGGCCCTCGATATGCTGGGCGCAACCCGCATCGATCACGGAGTCCGCTGTATGGAAGATCCGGCTCTGGTTGAAAGGCTTCGATCGCAGCGTGTGCCGCTCACGGTCTGCCCGTTATCCAACGTGAAACTGCGCGTATTCGACTCGATCAAAAACCATAATCTGCCCGCTCTTCTGGATGCCGAACTCTGCGTAACGATCAATTCGGACGATCCGGCGTACTTCGGCGGCTATATCAACGAGAACTTCAACGCCGTCTGGGAAGCATTCGACCTGAATAAGGAACGCCTTTGCACGCTCGCCCGTAATTCCTTTGAAGCCGCCGTTATGGATGACGCCCGCCGCCGTCAGGTCATCACGGAATTGGACGATTTCGCCTCGGCAAGCTCGAATGTAGCCGCGTCCGCAAACCTGGAACGCTGA